In one Leptospiraceae bacterium genomic region, the following are encoded:
- a CDS encoding ABC-F family ATP-binding cassette domain-containing protein has protein sequence MIKMNGINKSFGGQTVFSDLNFSINRGEKVGLVGRNGHGKSTLLEMILGRVEPDSGNISIPKNYKIGHLEQHLKFSKPTVLEECSLGLPPGEEYETWQVEMILSGLGFSEADMQRHPDEFSGGYQIRMNLAKLLVSAPDMLMLDEPNNYLDIVTIRWLEEFLRSWEGEFILITHDRNFMDSVVSHVIAIHREKAIKVAGDTDKLYNQINTEEENYEKTRLNEAKKRKQEEQFIARFKAKASFASRAQSRVKKLEKMGEKKALDKIEDLELFFNSAKFEASRMLSAENISFSYDGKEPYLIRDFSLTIERKERICIIGKNGKGKSTLLKLLAGELKPDNGNIYKHPILLEGYFGQTNKKVMNDDNTIYEEIKASDPDCTDYKARTIAGGLMFPDTMSLKKIKVLSGGEKSRVLLGKILVSPCHLLFLDEPTSHLDMQSCDSLIEAIDDFEGSVVMVTHDEMHLRAVATKLIVFDNNEIRIYPGTYDEFLSDVGWSDESI, from the coding sequence ATGATTAAAATGAATGGAATTAATAAATCTTTCGGAGGACAAACGGTATTTTCCGATTTAAACTTTAGTATTAACCGGGGAGAAAAAGTTGGTCTTGTCGGAAGAAACGGACACGGAAAATCTACCCTTTTAGAAATGATTCTCGGTAGGGTAGAGCCCGACTCCGGAAATATTAGCATTCCAAAGAATTATAAAATAGGACATCTGGAACAGCATCTAAAATTTTCCAAACCTACTGTTCTGGAAGAATGTAGCCTTGGACTTCCTCCCGGAGAAGAGTATGAAACCTGGCAGGTTGAAATGATTCTTTCCGGTCTGGGTTTTTCTGAAGCGGATATGCAGAGGCATCCGGATGAGTTTTCCGGAGGATATCAGATCAGGATGAATTTAGCAAAGCTTTTAGTTTCCGCTCCTGATATGTTAATGTTAGATGAGCCTAATAACTACCTGGATATTGTTACCATTCGATGGCTGGAAGAATTCCTTCGTTCCTGGGAAGGTGAATTTATCCTCATAACCCATGATAGGAATTTCATGGATAGTGTGGTAAGCCACGTAATCGCTATTCACCGAGAAAAAGCAATTAAAGTGGCAGGTGATACGGATAAACTCTATAACCAGATTAATACAGAGGAAGAGAACTACGAAAAAACCCGTCTGAATGAGGCTAAAAAACGCAAGCAGGAAGAACAATTCATTGCAAGGTTTAAAGCCAAAGCCAGTTTTGCCAGCCGCGCCCAGTCCAGAGTAAAAAAATTAGAGAAGATGGGAGAAAAAAAAGCTCTGGATAAAATAGAAGACCTCGAATTGTTTTTTAATAGTGCGAAATTTGAAGCAAGCCGAATGCTTTCTGCTGAGAATATTAGTTTTTCCTATGATGGAAAAGAACCTTATCTGATTCGGGATTTCTCCTTAACGATAGAGAGAAAGGAAAGAATTTGTATCATCGGGAAAAACGGCAAGGGAAAATCTACCCTTTTAAAACTTTTAGCCGGTGAATTGAAACCCGATAACGGAAACATATATAAGCATCCCATTTTATTAGAAGGTTACTTCGGACAAACCAACAAAAAGGTAATGAACGATGATAACACGATCTATGAAGAAATTAAAGCCTCTGATCCGGATTGCACCGACTACAAGGCAAGAACTATCGCGGGAGGCTTAATGTTCCCCGACACCATGTCTTTAAAAAAGATAAAGGTTCTATCGGGTGGTGAAAAAAGCCGTGTTCTTCTTGGAAAAATTTTAGTTAGCCCCTGTCATCTTTTATTTCTTGATGAGCCTACAAGTCATTTGGATATGCAATCCTGTGATTCTTTAATAGAAGCCATCGATGATTTTGAAGGTTCTGTAGTAATGGTGACTCACGATGAAATGCACTTAAGAGCGGTGGCAACTAAACTTATTGTATTCGACAATAATGAAATTCGCATATACCCGGGAACTTATGATGAATTTCTTTCTGATGTGGGCTGGTCGGATGAGAGTATTTAA
- a CDS encoding CoA pyrophosphatase — MKPQMANLRKLKALLEIDRGLEPPPSGYGKLHSSAVIMALTELEDGDIGVILTKRTEHLKSHPGQISFPGGKVDKEDINFTHTALREWVEETGEKAENLEVLGKYKDIITRTGYHITPIVAIYHGEGSFNPCPREVDFIFTLKYSDFLNYPFYSIEGREAYEKHIYYLDHPRGILWGATAYMLVNFFREYFGFDRKPIIAEPNLNVPPFFDPKKL; from the coding sequence ATGAAACCCCAAATGGCAAACCTGAGGAAACTGAAAGCACTTCTTGAAATAGATAGGGGGCTTGAACCCCCTCCTTCGGGATACGGAAAGCTTCATTCTTCAGCTGTCATCATGGCTCTTACCGAATTAGAAGATGGAGACATCGGAGTAATTCTGACCAAAAGAACCGAGCATTTAAAAAGCCATCCGGGCCAAATCTCTTTTCCCGGCGGAAAGGTGGATAAAGAAGATATAAATTTTACTCATACAGCCCTTAGGGAGTGGGTAGAAGAAACCGGTGAAAAAGCGGAGAACCTTGAAGTTTTGGGAAAATATAAAGATATTATTACTCGAACGGGCTACCATATCACACCTATAGTAGCTATTTATCACGGCGAAGGCTCCTTCAATCCCTGTCCGAGGGAAGTTGATTTTATTTTTACTTTAAAATATTCTGATTTTTTAAACTATCCATTTTATTCTATTGAGGGAAGAGAAGCTTACGAAAAGCATATATACTATTTGGATCATCCGCGAGGAATTCTATGGGGAGCAACCGCTTATATGTTGGTTAACTTTTTTCGAGAATACTTTGGCTTTGACAGAAAACCAATTATAGCAGAACCCAATCTGAATGTACCTCCGTTTTTTGATCCCAAAAAACTTTGA
- a CDS encoding HRDC domain-containing protein, which produces MQIKSKYLLINNKKSLELALVSLKSAKSLSVDTESSGYFTYFSRVCLIQINASGQNFIFDPLSNIDLGPLGEVFSDDKILKIFHSAPDDIKVLKRDFSFQFKNIADTMYSSKLLGLEHNSLHFLVQNYHGIELSKTQQKSNWEYRPLQEKQLVYAALDTVYLESIWEKMREALEKENLLEEAYSEFERMTVEEYSLREDNQEVQLHRFPEIQKYSPEERRLILNILQFREEKAKRMNKASFRVMNNEYIVKIVQKKPTEEELIEKLGKKDGKALFEEIQNPKGELIETISIPRVNADLNPEEEVIFQRLKKWRDKVMKHRNIDHSMLLSNKNLISVLQKNPQNIQELENMNLMSDWKLKNYGPMLLKALKNEPYEYLLKKMTVIKGKKKKKTKGHFLQKKKGSGETNQKEKSGTDETPNGKPEETESTS; this is translated from the coding sequence ATGCAAATCAAATCTAAATACCTTCTTATCAATAACAAGAAAAGCCTTGAACTGGCCCTTGTTAGTTTAAAGTCTGCGAAATCGCTTTCAGTAGATACGGAATCTTCAGGTTATTTTACCTATTTTTCCCGTGTCTGTCTGATTCAAATTAACGCATCCGGTCAAAATTTTATTTTTGATCCCCTTTCCAATATAGATTTGGGTCCACTTGGAGAGGTTTTTTCAGATGATAAAATTCTAAAAATTTTTCATTCTGCTCCGGATGATATTAAAGTTCTGAAACGAGATTTCTCTTTTCAATTTAAGAACATTGCGGATACCATGTATTCTTCAAAGCTTCTGGGCTTAGAACACAATTCTTTGCATTTCCTGGTACAGAATTACCATGGTATTGAACTTTCTAAAACCCAGCAAAAATCTAACTGGGAATACAGGCCTCTGCAGGAAAAACAACTGGTCTATGCTGCCCTTGATACGGTGTATCTTGAATCTATCTGGGAAAAAATGCGGGAAGCCCTGGAAAAAGAAAACCTTCTGGAAGAAGCTTATTCAGAATTCGAAAGAATGACGGTAGAAGAATACAGCTTAAGAGAAGACAACCAGGAAGTTCAACTTCATCGTTTTCCTGAAATTCAGAAATATAGTCCGGAAGAAAGACGGCTCATTCTGAATATTCTGCAATTTCGAGAAGAAAAAGCAAAACGGATGAATAAGGCCTCTTTCCGGGTAATGAATAATGAGTATATTGTGAAAATTGTTCAAAAAAAACCAACCGAAGAAGAACTCATTGAAAAACTCGGGAAGAAAGATGGAAAAGCTCTTTTTGAAGAAATACAGAATCCGAAAGGAGAACTCATCGAAACAATTTCTATTCCCAGGGTAAATGCCGATTTAAATCCGGAGGAAGAAGTTATTTTTCAGAGGTTGAAAAAATGGAGGGATAAGGTAATGAAACACAGAAATATAGACCATTCTATGCTTCTTTCGAATAAAAATCTTATTTCTGTTTTACAAAAAAATCCGCAGAATATTCAGGAACTCGAAAATATGAACCTGATGTCAGACTGGAAATTAAAAAACTACGGCCCTATGCTTTTAAAAGCCCTGAAAAATGAACCCTATGAATACCTTCTAAAAAAAATGACTGTTATCAAGGGAAAGAAAAAGAAGAAAACAAAAGGACATTTTCTTCAGAAAAAAAAAGGATCCGGAGAGACAAATCAGAAGGAAAAAAGTGGAACAGATGAAACCCCAAATGGCAAACCTGAGGAAACTGAAAGCACTTCTTGA
- a CDS encoding amidophosphoribosyltransferase, with protein MKCKSNCSTFSNPVPNSGEDKPREECAIFGIFNSNEASNFTYLGLYSMQHRGQESSGIVSTDGIHLYRYANMGLVNSVFSQSKLKELPGKAAIGHNRYSTTGASFLRNAQPMRVESRLGSIAFAHNGNLVNSYDVRHSLEQKGSIFQTTIDSEVLVHLMAKSSSNKLLVALAEALNIIKGAYSLLVLTVDSLIAIRDPNGFRPLVMGKKKDGSIVFASETCAFDITDTSYIRDVLPGEMIVVDRFGIKSYFPFPKTRESLCIFEYIYFSRPDSYIFGASVYKIRKNLGRYLAEELPVDADVVVPVPDSANIAALGYSEASGIPYGSALIRSHYIGRTFIEPDQKIRDFGAKIKYNAVREVVKDKRIIIVDDSIMRGTTSRKIVKMLRTAGAKEIHMRISSPPTVSPCYYGIDIPTHKELIAATHTLEEIRKYLRVDSLAYLSVENMHKAVAEGNKAGYCDACFTGNYPIEFNADGYSNQKSLFKDFEIEEESRS; from the coding sequence ATGAAATGCAAGAGTAATTGCTCTACTTTCTCTAATCCAGTTCCAAACTCAGGAGAGGATAAACCGAGAGAAGAATGCGCAATTTTTGGAATTTTTAACAGCAACGAAGCATCCAACTTTACATATCTCGGTCTTTACTCTATGCAGCACCGCGGTCAGGAGTCAAGTGGAATCGTATCTACCGACGGAATTCATCTTTACCGTTATGCTAACATGGGACTCGTCAACTCCGTTTTTTCTCAGTCCAAACTGAAAGAACTTCCCGGAAAAGCTGCTATAGGACATAATCGATACTCAACTACTGGTGCAAGCTTTTTACGAAATGCACAGCCTATGCGAGTTGAGTCGAGACTGGGTTCTATTGCCTTTGCCCATAATGGGAACCTGGTTAATTCTTATGATGTTCGGCATAGCCTGGAACAAAAAGGTTCAATTTTTCAGACAACTATAGACTCGGAAGTATTGGTCCATCTGATGGCTAAATCTTCTTCTAATAAGCTCTTGGTTGCTCTCGCAGAGGCCTTGAATATTATAAAGGGTGCTTATTCTCTCCTCGTTCTGACTGTGGACAGCCTGATAGCCATTCGAGATCCCAACGGGTTTCGTCCTCTGGTCATGGGAAAGAAAAAAGATGGTTCGATTGTATTTGCTTCAGAAACCTGTGCCTTTGATATTACCGATACAAGCTATATTCGGGATGTCCTACCCGGTGAAATGATCGTTGTTGATAGATTCGGAATCAAATCTTATTTTCCATTTCCCAAAACCAGAGAAAGCCTCTGTATTTTTGAGTATATCTATTTTTCAAGACCCGATTCCTATATTTTTGGAGCTTCTGTTTATAAAATTCGTAAGAATTTAGGCCGCTACCTTGCTGAAGAACTGCCGGTAGACGCGGATGTTGTAGTTCCGGTGCCGGATTCTGCCAATATTGCTGCTCTGGGTTACTCGGAAGCTTCCGGGATTCCGTATGGGTCTGCTTTAATTCGTTCTCACTATATAGGAAGGACGTTTATTGAACCGGATCAGAAAATTCGTGATTTTGGTGCCAAAATTAAATATAATGCAGTTCGGGAAGTTGTAAAAGACAAACGGATTATCATAGTAGATGATTCTATTATGAGAGGGACTACCAGCCGGAAGATCGTGAAAATGCTTCGAACAGCGGGCGCAAAAGAAATCCACATGCGCATTTCCTCTCCCCCCACTGTTTCTCCCTGTTACTATGGAATTGATATCCCCACTCATAAAGAACTGATTGCTGCCACTCATACCCTTGAAGAAATACGTAAATATCTTCGGGTGGATTCCCTGGCTTATTTAAGCGTGGAAAATATGCATAAAGCAGTAGCAGAAGGAAATAAAGCGGGTTATTGTGATGCCTGTTTTACCGGTAATTATCCCATTGAATTTAATGCAGATGGTTATTCCAACCAGAAAAGCCTTTTTAAAGATTTTGAAATCGAAGAAGAGTCCCGTTCTTAA
- a CDS encoding cyclic nucleotide-binding domain-containing protein, whose amino-acid sequence MSDSKKELHFLKNLSLFSELEESDLNKLLEMCPECLIKKDEILFSEGSEGDSAFIIKRGEIEIFKASAGDEIILARRKTGEVIGEMSLFDKAPRMAGARALVNSVVIQIQSEPFFELLQKSSTAWKGLLLTLLSRWRDTENILKEREKQIFIQAEELREKNNHLHEKNLELQKTLSDLKEAQDKLVESEKMASLGALVASVAHEINTPIGIGYTASTGLKEKTKQFAETYESGNMSRKDFEKYLESIYEISSIIAENLHRTAELVQSFKQVSIDRTSEKKRVFSLDEYLEDITRSIKPFFKGKDIRFIYELEKKLYINSYPGVFAQVFTNLITNSINHGFKERDQGIIWIKIKRDNSNILINYEDDGRGISVENCKKIFEPFYTTDKVMGTGLGLYIIYNLVKQKLKGEIYCESLSGKGLAFVIRIPLMEEGKESDE is encoded by the coding sequence ATGTCTGACTCGAAAAAGGAACTGCATTTTTTAAAAAATCTTTCTTTATTTTCGGAGCTTGAAGAGTCCGATTTAAACAAGCTTCTGGAAATGTGTCCTGAGTGTTTGATAAAGAAAGATGAAATCTTATTTTCAGAAGGGAGTGAGGGAGATTCGGCATTTATAATCAAGCGGGGTGAAATAGAAATTTTTAAAGCTTCCGCCGGAGATGAAATTATTCTTGCCAGACGGAAAACCGGAGAGGTTATCGGAGAAATGTCGCTATTTGATAAAGCTCCGAGGATGGCCGGTGCCAGAGCACTCGTTAATTCAGTGGTAATCCAGATTCAATCGGAACCTTTTTTCGAACTTTTACAAAAAAGCTCTACAGCCTGGAAGGGACTTTTGCTGACCCTTTTATCAAGATGGAGAGATACGGAAAATATATTAAAAGAAAGAGAAAAACAAATTTTTATTCAAGCGGAAGAGTTGAGAGAGAAAAATAATCATCTTCATGAGAAAAACCTTGAATTACAAAAAACGCTTTCTGATTTAAAAGAGGCTCAAGACAAACTTGTAGAATCTGAAAAAATGGCTTCTCTGGGTGCACTTGTCGCAAGTGTTGCTCATGAGATCAATACTCCTATTGGAATAGGTTATACTGCTTCAACCGGACTAAAAGAAAAAACAAAACAATTTGCAGAAACTTATGAATCAGGTAATATGTCGCGAAAAGATTTTGAAAAGTATCTTGAATCGATATATGAGATTTCTTCTATAATTGCAGAAAATTTACATAGAACTGCTGAATTGGTTCAAAGTTTTAAACAGGTTTCTATAGATAGAACTTCGGAGAAAAAACGTGTTTTTTCTTTAGATGAATATCTTGAAGATATTACTCGAAGTATAAAACCTTTTTTTAAGGGAAAGGATATCAGGTTTATTTATGAATTGGAAAAAAAGCTCTATATAAATAGTTACCCCGGCGTTTTTGCGCAAGTATTCACTAATCTGATAACCAACTCTATTAATCATGGATTTAAAGAAAGAGATCAGGGTATAATTTGGATTAAAATAAAAAGAGATAATTCGAATATTCTCATAAACTATGAAGATGATGGAAGGGGAATAAGTGTTGAAAATTGTAAAAAAATTTTTGAACCCTTCTATACCACAGATAAGGTAATGGGGACAGGGCTCGGTCTTTACATTATTTATAACCTTGTGAAACAGAAATTAAAAGGGGAAATATATTGTGAAAGTCTGAGTGGAAAAGGGCTTGCCTTTGTAATACGAATTCCTTTAATGGAAGAAGGGAAAGAGAGCGATGAGTGA
- a CDS encoding hybrid sensor histidine kinase/response regulator: protein MSEPLFKKNQAKNEMSDSLLFTEEEIPSKRKKQEEWKILIVDDEKDLHKVTEYALEGFEVYDRNLIFLHAYSKEEALHILELEDDIAVILLDVVMQSKQDGLELVQVIRESLKNYRVRILLRTGQPGFAPEKNVVHNYDIDGYELKSELSSTRLYSAVLTAIRSYQRIKDLEKAKENLEERIVERTKELQEAKERAEKANQLKDKFISLISHDLRSPLASIYSLINMIIDEYEDIDEEELKVFLVNISKNISNSIRMINQLLDLNRLKSGKIKLYYEKVNLYEIVEQNFDSFRRLAQEKKLILINNLARITLVFGDFQLLSEVVNNLLSNAIKFSEANGIISISSQNKGIYKRLIFQDSGMGISKELIPNLFRTDIKTTTFGTMQEKGSGLGLPLCHDILLAHNGKISLESEPGSGTTFYVELLNSEISCLLICEDKLKRQNLKKQLIEKGFFVIESEEIEWAEKMFYSIEPDFILLNELILDTKFSELLHLNTYEKFELSEQKENIFLFFKNSENNKKLIDRIISFI, encoded by the coding sequence ATGAGTGAACCCTTATTTAAAAAAAATCAAGCCAAAAATGAAATGTCTGACTCTCTTCTTTTTACTGAAGAAGAAATTCCGTCGAAAAGAAAGAAACAGGAAGAATGGAAAATTCTCATTGTTGATGATGAGAAGGACCTTCATAAGGTTACAGAATATGCTTTAGAAGGTTTTGAAGTGTATGATAGAAATCTTATATTTTTACATGCTTACTCAAAAGAAGAAGCTCTGCATATATTAGAATTGGAGGACGACATTGCTGTTATTCTTCTCGATGTGGTTATGCAAAGCAAGCAGGATGGATTGGAATTAGTCCAAGTTATACGTGAGTCATTAAAAAATTATAGGGTTCGGATTTTGTTAAGAACCGGACAACCGGGCTTTGCCCCCGAGAAAAATGTAGTTCATAATTATGACATCGATGGTTATGAATTAAAATCAGAGTTAAGTAGTACCAGGCTTTATAGTGCTGTTTTAACCGCGATACGAAGTTATCAGAGAATTAAGGACTTAGAAAAAGCAAAGGAGAATCTTGAAGAGAGAATTGTAGAACGAACAAAGGAACTACAGGAAGCAAAAGAACGAGCAGAAAAAGCAAACCAATTAAAAGATAAGTTTATCTCCCTCATCTCACATGATTTACGCTCTCCATTAGCCAGTATCTATAGTCTCATAAATATGATAATTGATGAATATGAGGATATTGATGAAGAGGAGCTTAAGGTTTTTTTAGTAAACATTAGCAAGAATATATCTAACTCAATTCGAATGATAAACCAACTTTTAGATCTGAATCGATTGAAATCCGGTAAAATAAAACTATATTATGAAAAAGTAAACCTTTATGAAATCGTGGAGCAAAATTTCGATTCTTTCCGGAGGCTGGCTCAAGAAAAAAAACTGATACTTATAAATAATCTTGCTCGCATTACTCTTGTATTTGGAGACTTTCAACTTCTGAGTGAAGTTGTAAATAATTTACTTTCCAATGCCATTAAATTTTCTGAAGCAAATGGTATTATTTCCATATCCTCTCAAAATAAAGGAATTTATAAACGCCTTATATTTCAAGATTCCGGTATGGGCATCAGCAAAGAATTAATACCAAATCTTTTTAGAACAGATATCAAAACAACAACTTTTGGAACTATGCAGGAAAAAGGTAGCGGTCTGGGCTTGCCCCTTTGTCATGATATTCTTTTAGCCCATAACGGCAAGATAAGCCTTGAATCGGAACCGGGTTCCGGAACTACATTTTATGTAGAACTTCTGAATTCCGAAATATCTTGTCTTTTGATTTGCGAGGATAAACTTAAGAGACAAAATTTAAAAAAGCAATTAATCGAGAAGGGTTTTTTTGTTATAGAATCCGAAGAAATAGAATGGGCAGAAAAAATGTTCTATTCGATTGAGCCCGATTTTATTCTCCTTAATGAACTAATTCTGGATACGAAGTTCTCGGAACTACTTCATTTAAATACGTATGAGAAATTTGAATTATCAGAACAAAAGGAAAATATTTTTCTCTTTTTTAAAAATTCAGAAAATAATAAAAAACTTATTGATAGAATAATATCTTTTATTTAG
- a CDS encoding peptidoglycan DD-metalloendopeptidase family protein → MRFRIIFITIIFSFFTQFLDAKDSRYVNREYVLKGFAYSSNEDTIDRVYPGDKIEVLYIEENFAPTNKQEQYWAKVKLSNGKEGFIPEAFLQNKKPKIKGMIHRALFRAPEYFVTVSVLNARSKPSLNGAILFALNRGDVVQVLQFSEKDELIGGISAKWAYVQKGTDKAWVFSGYLSLKKEETVEEKKDTDYNPKEGETKYIRLSELDLYEFPTTFSDKKGKLKENTAVKIEKINHRKETLEGIQSYWVKVRAEKGGQDGWVFAGYLKNKTEEKKPEPTKEEKEEKEEKKTTFSLPLKKGDFNISSSYGPRKIFGKNGFHNGLDMYAFARVGTPIYAAGNGKVIVSKRWGNYGNFIAIQHENGLVTYYAHQSVLIKKEGEKVKQGELIGKVGNTGKSTGPHLHFEVRDGLGKKHFNPVNYLPGF, encoded by the coding sequence ATGCGTTTTCGAATTATTTTTATTACTATTATATTTTCCTTTTTTACTCAATTTCTGGATGCGAAAGATAGTCGCTATGTTAACCGGGAGTATGTACTAAAAGGATTTGCATACTCCTCGAATGAGGATACAATCGATAGGGTGTATCCCGGAGATAAAATTGAAGTATTGTACATAGAGGAAAACTTCGCACCTACAAATAAGCAGGAACAATATTGGGCCAAGGTAAAACTATCTAATGGAAAAGAAGGTTTTATTCCCGAAGCTTTTTTACAAAATAAAAAGCCTAAAATTAAGGGAATGATACATAGGGCTCTATTTCGTGCTCCCGAGTATTTTGTTACTGTTTCTGTTTTAAATGCACGTTCTAAACCTTCTTTGAATGGAGCTATATTATTTGCTCTGAACAGGGGAGATGTTGTTCAGGTTCTACAATTTTCCGAGAAGGATGAATTAATCGGAGGAATTTCCGCCAAATGGGCCTACGTGCAAAAAGGAACCGATAAAGCCTGGGTATTTTCCGGTTATCTCTCTTTAAAAAAGGAAGAAACTGTTGAGGAAAAAAAAGATACAGACTATAATCCTAAAGAAGGTGAGACCAAGTATATTCGATTGAGTGAATTGGATTTATACGAGTTTCCCACTACTTTCAGTGATAAAAAAGGAAAGCTCAAAGAGAATACGGCTGTTAAGATTGAGAAAATAAATCATCGTAAAGAAACTCTGGAAGGAATACAGTCCTACTGGGTTAAAGTTAGAGCCGAGAAAGGAGGGCAGGATGGCTGGGTTTTTGCCGGGTATTTAAAGAATAAAACCGAAGAGAAAAAACCGGAACCCACAAAAGAAGAGAAGGAAGAGAAAGAGGAAAAAAAAACCACCTTTTCACTGCCTCTTAAAAAGGGAGATTTCAATATTTCCAGTTCTTACGGACCAAGAAAAATTTTTGGAAAGAATGGTTTTCATAATGGTCTGGACATGTATGCTTTTGCAAGGGTAGGAACCCCTATTTATGCTGCCGGAAATGGAAAGGTCATTGTAAGCAAACGCTGGGGGAATTATGGAAACTTCATAGCAATTCAACATGAGAACGGTCTTGTTACTTATTATGCCCACCAGAGTGTTCTTATTAAAAAAGAAGGAGAAAAGGTAAAACAGGGAGAGTTAATCGGGAAGGTTGGGAATACCGGGAAATCTACAGGGCCACATTTACATTTTGAAGTCAGAGATGGACTGGGGAAAAAGCACTTTAACCCGGTGAATTACTTACCCGGTTTTTAA
- a CDS encoding carboxypeptidase regulatory-like domain-containing protein: protein MKLKFILFIIFSILYSCNILHHPKQDKTFSRILFLTQILENTNRCQGETYQLKGKIRDRNGNGLSNAKVTITSSTGIALSIRMNKPRTETDNSGEFSLTVCEGSTDVSISSEGNEYGKVTINLDSFGNITIDDTLSNVDLLITSISNSKGEQIPINGFLPRPKNIITFLFTSPAAIGSINFTNITLTVPGGTDKTRLIAHYSISGVKIMVNGILQQNGITVNDFTKPVLYTVYSDDGNTKTYTVNVE from the coding sequence TTGAAATTAAAATTTATTCTTTTTATCATATTTAGTATATTATATAGTTGTAATATATTACATCATCCGAAACAGGATAAAACCTTTTCGAGGATTCTTTTTCTTACGCAAATTCTCGAAAACACAAATCGCTGCCAGGGGGAAACGTATCAACTTAAGGGTAAAATCAGGGATAGAAACGGTAATGGATTAAGTAATGCAAAAGTTACAATTACCTCAAGTACGGGAATTGCCCTGTCTATACGTATGAACAAGCCGCGTACGGAAACCGATAATAGTGGTGAATTTTCTCTGACTGTATGCGAAGGTAGCACGGATGTGAGTATATCGTCTGAGGGAAACGAATATGGAAAAGTTACGATAAACCTTGATAGTTTCGGGAATATTACAATTGATGATACTCTCTCGAATGTCGACTTACTCATTACCTCCATAAGCAATTCTAAGGGAGAGCAAATCCCGATTAATGGTTTTTTACCTCGACCTAAGAATATAATAACTTTTTTATTTACTTCTCCTGCTGCAATCGGAAGCATTAATTTTACAAATATCACACTTACCGTGCCAGGCGGTACAGATAAAACCAGGTTGATTGCACACTATAGCATAAGTGGTGTAAAAATTATGGTTAACGGTATTTTACAACAAAATGGAATCACGGTAAACGATTTTACAAAACCTGTTTTATATACAGTTTACTCAGATGATGGAAATACCAAGACTTATACGGTAAATGTGGAATAG